The following coding sequences lie in one Takifugu rubripes chromosome 8, fTakRub1.2, whole genome shotgun sequence genomic window:
- the xirp2a gene encoding xin actin-binding repeat-containing protein 2 isoform X3, producing the protein MYQAAVSKNESNSSTSATMMDESEACSLPGGLASVKRQFENQEFASSSSHSSVSQLQFEQRSFQEKRSSSSQVTVRSCARDAVPTTALFHDQQEMIQDERVHHNNVAATYGNHCNETVMLVGGEDLPNVSAQALKQQYEKTIEEAASAKEIKVDLDFDQFQWVPLNTSKSSVTNYETSAASKTTMASSFTSGSAAAHEEVEHFPPPPAHVLQETLQSSASRSQEPASQHRQAINREQHFKSKGKAELKRLYKHIHPEVRKNLEADYLSELGEAEMECEEMGDVQQACYMFENDCNSPCSSPDRDSVEWEEILKGEVQSVRWMFENKPLDTIKDESPDESEGKSIAHQEIIAGKDVKYTAWIFETQPMDALGTDTAGEAEESQKSAAMARGDVRTATWLFETQPLDCLNKIYHEDEQEADVVVTRDIAGGDVKTARYLFETQHLDSLGKTETIKESHFLNLKSELEEIKGDVKTTTRKFETQPMCVIRGDSGEMLEVTTVRREETEKGDVKTSRWMFETQPLDMINKDPAKVKLICGISMEDSVECGVNRGTWLFETKTLDTINDEEWESSRKQKEEIIGADVKKHCQVFETQPMDTLKDNANARPVTTEEIVGGDVRSAKHLFESAPAENLKDLLEVGKLKKMVTSEEEKGDVRHQKWVFESQPLENIREEKKEIIRTVNVEALDKGDVTNYKERFEGMDLSKCEGTQRIHVEGVTSGSVKSNRELFESTPMYAMQDSSGRYHELKTVRREEIVKGDVHSCRWMFETRPIDEFDESIDKFQIIKGISKQEVQSGDVKTAKWLFETQQLDAIKYFNNFEDEEHEIKEGTEIEKGDVKTCRWLFETRPLDGLYDKVEKNEADIEEVAKGDVKTCTWLFETQTLDNIRDHTESETILKTCTVKEEDIQGKDVRLARFLFETENLENITGEDSSSFRKVTEINIQSGDVSRMKYIFENRSSDIMSSTSEETMQRLKLQQAEDIQRGNVVNCTWMFENQPMDEIREEARDVRTVTDVQGGDVDKGRFIFETYSLDQIKEESSDMSKLTSIFRDEREKGDVKNYTMMFENQPLYAIRDKEGHYHEVTTVTKEEIMRGDVVGARWLFETKPLDSIRDSEEVYVINSVTEEGINKGDVSSARWKFETQPLDEITDEIKVRSKTVADIQGGDVKSNKERFESDEMSQKYIRTVSVSEIHKGDVRSATWMFETRTIDEIHGKGVEYDGMETVTKEEVMKGDVKQSVWLFEKQPLDSIKDSDGTEIVVTKEEIPQADVKTTTWLFETTPFHDFNETKAEQKEIIGKSIKETLEELYCQKMVDSQGILIEADEIGDVRMAKYKLMNQEAPQIQKEEIIRGDLSNIMMNLLTRREISEKGITIDKEERGNVNNTVKQLLNQERGINIEKEEIIAGDIQEAISSLLRNEGSSKHGILIQEDEKGDVKMTVYSLLNKGETTCVEKEDIIHGNVSRTLHRLLSSTAEDECKKIRVGDMERGNVSFYSTCIESGALDYLKQLQCEPDESQEKVEKECIIGGDIEGTKILLRKNQQEIGRTVAEDDIVPGDVHNTVKVFITEPAVTYKNLEKQDIVKGDLCAALDSLTQAINQKVVIEKEQVVKGDIPSTLKCLEEAQHQAKEMEKPEIVRGDIRGALQSLEKSVSSSVEATIEDLVAGDVKGTLKSLEEAKKVVKEVEKEDIVKGDILTAMQSLHELSSEKKLYQHQVSEQGDVKGTIQLLLEPTTTDGGETTQVEKEEVVKGDVQGAIKCLMQRKQHSNPKRMHPPKKAKVPVRNPSTVKQVGHEYLHEAKSESVAGNPAPAVKNLSQSSESHEHTQRHNERKSVKTQVTTQEDCAVTIAKAHNTTGVSQKKSIKEEQLKAPPPQKIQVAKRIAGKNKPIPIHDQMQSKSTDGNLVQEVQNTSQMNISNKQICETKTVKQVQTTVIEKSVRHKENVTVSEQMSQKHTEKKAFTQKQSFKNMKSEYRNLDMMRKGVITEPKPEINFPPPPSSPPPPSESELSLPPPPPPMLESPTSSQPSTMRQDIDLPPPPPPLPMEGEVEFFPPPPPTLSEDFLPPPPSQQELNAMPRLTPTKPASRPLFKVPQPPETQKQPVHCTPKWQRKQPTPALSQLRSDQASTTSTVCKKETKVEEKKESVQQIETVNQTESEVVTKNTPVAKPVQGKSPKPPKKVFVPPIKLPPTPEPVPASKPRPYACKFKTPLMLAEERYRQQKMEKEKTETSTVTTPISPPINILPCAASADLCAAQNTEKDVVTEVTKAAMEETKTVSRGAISAQEMLTKKAASQIPMSKPLTAPANKKSVPASSSVSVDKKHISSEQSCEKTLTSADVKKCQTTPENQPVLSPHYEVSNNDVHSSSSVVTSSVSEQQRFIKKSSTKSITAAQSTVLENGLFQSQAQKSEDTQNTNLPLTHQGKISSSQSQPSKIPKVTPSFKVKTFKVPTEKKEDKCGILGQKESVKSLIHLQQGKCSVTQRTDTKVNVENSQVTSASAELKPEMKLNKKSQMTLPIKEAELELHVKKGMQVSKNETKANPSPSVTALIPKMAKITNAAAHQGHSHVSVSHSQQSMKTEHKEVAVTERVVQQEHQRQEAVQMHTRQITLQAAESNKMQIKAAKSKDGPKEMSLKGKGKIVRKDRVNSEEITDLEKYNVIQNLLKHIEELEGTPGKVDPSTVMMIITQIPDWVMGLEEKKNLSEIAKKQSNKKLKEMMGYVKRIVQAKLPVLADNLTAMENQETEQEKPLPPPPAPLTLEKKVLSGATLSKSSIGSSKTEIKVLEEKQSLQQCRVHQQADPTVSSPLMSIRSPSPTFISIESRKVDSPVRSTPPPYKSVGTPPPRKSFTPTPSFSRATPSPTLSRSEKPMKPKDSAANVSHGVTPPPPVVVLEPFVADTEQSMTFGHRETHAEENEQERTDVSEMVDSMATVKDKKSFFEEAQKAEVNKVYIRKDPIDIPERLAPDIEEGNVPIDLLKEDLPRVDLSKLVNRFESPQPQVYTRKEPIVISERLGSDTEDAETNPQTPRTEDVPMFTVKAIKDVFETGEHSSQAARDLREQIERRESESVYSEPAGHSETTAVNEHFCSIDDFGNITRGARNAVHSGTSLTHVNPPSYADVVRGNVEAVPADASTEELLRNFQQSWAQSQGVFQNLGFSVTEQRTSQILTHQQETVVTENSSSRVRTVQGMSEEGLPHGVADCRQTKLP; encoded by the exons ATGTATCAGGCAGCAGTGAGCAAGAACGAGAGCAATAGTTCTACCTCTGCTACG atgatggatgagtcAGAGGCGTGTTCACTGCCTGGAGGCCTGGCTAGTGTGAAGAGACAGTTTGAAAACCAGGAGTTTGCCTCGTCCTCATCTCATTCCAGCGTCTCCCAGTTGCAATTCGAGCAGAGATCCTTCCAG GAGAAGAGGAGCTCCTCTTCACAGGTGACGGTGAGAAGTTGTGCCAGAGATGCTGTCCCCACCACAGCGCTCTTTCACGACCAACAAGAG ATGATCCAAGATGAACGAGTACATCATAACAATGTGGCCGCCACTTACGGGAACCATTGCAATGAAACAG TTATGCTCGTTGGAGGAGAGGACCTACCAAATGTCTCTGCTCAGGCTTTGAAGCAGCAATATGAGAAAACGATTGAGGAAGCTGCATCAGCCAAGGAAATCAAG GTTGATTTGGATTTCGACCAGTTTCAATGGGTTCCATTGAACACCTCAAAATCTTCAGTCACAAACTATGAAACTTCTGCTGCCTCAAAGACAACCATGGCCTCCTCATTTACATCTGGATCAGCAGCGGCTCATGAAGAGGTAGAACATTTCCCACCCCCACCTGCACACGTATTGCAGGAGACTCTGCAATCCAGTGCTTCTAGGTCCCAGGAACCAGCCTCTCAGCACAGGCAAGCAATTAATAGGGAGCAGCACTTTAAAAGCAAGGGTAAGGCTGAACTAAAGCGCCTCTACAAACATATTCATCCAGAGGTCCGCAAGAATCTGGAAGCCGATTACCTGAGTGAGCTCGGCGAAGCAGAAATGGAATGCGAGGAAATGGGGGACGTTCAGCAGGCTTGTTACATGTTTGAAAACGATTGCAATAGTCCATGTTCGAGTCCTGACAGAGACTCTGTGGAATGGGAGGAAATTCTCAAAGGTGAAGTTCAGTCTGTGCGCTGGATGTTTGAAAACAAGCCTCTGGATACAATCAAGGATGAAAGTCCAGATGAGAGCGAGGGGAAGAGCATTGCACATCAGGAAATCATCGCTGGTAAAGATGTGAAGTACACAGCGTGGATCTTTGAAACTCAGCCTATGGATGCCCTGGGGACGGACACGGCTGGCGAGGCCGAGGAGTCGCAAAAGTCAGCTGCTATGGCCAGAGGAGATGTGCGCACCGCAACGTGGCTTTTTGAAACACAGCCACTTGATTGTCTGAATAAGATCTATCATGAGGACGAGCAGGAAGCAGATGTTGTTGTCACCCGAGACATTGCCGGTGGAGATGTGAAGACCGCTAGATACCTCTTTGAAACCCAGCATCTGGATTCTTTAGGCAAAACTGAAACAATCAAGGAGAGCCACTTTCTGAACCTGAAGTCTGAGCTTGAGGAAATCAAGGGGGACGTGAAAACCACCACGCGCAAGTTTGAGACACAGCCAATGTGTGTGATCAGGGGTGACTCAGGAGAGATGTTGGAGGTCACCACTGTCCGCAGGGAAGAGACTGAGAAGGGAGACGTTAAGACATCGCGCTGGATGTTTGAAACACAGCCCCTTGATATGATAAACAAAGACCCTGCAAAGGTAAAACTTATATGTGGGATTTCAATGGAGGACAGCGTCGAATGTGGCGTAAACAGAGGTACGTGGCTTTTTGAGACAAAGACTCTTGACACGATCAATGATGAGGAGTGGGAGAGTTCCaggaaacaaaaggaagagataATTGGTGCCGATGTGAAGAAGCACTGTCAGGTATTTGAGACGCAGCCTATGGATACTTTGAAGGACAATGCCAACGCGAGGCCTGTAACTACAGAGGAGATTGTAGGGGGGGATGTTCGATCAGCAAAACATTTGTTTGAATCTGCACCTGCGGAAAACCTGAAAGACCTTTTAGAAGTGGGAAAGCTCAAGAAAATGGTGACatctgaagaagaaaagggtGATGTGAGGCATCAAAAATGGGTATTTGAAAGCCAGCCACTTGAGAATATacgggaggagaagaaagagatcATCAGGACTGTGAATGTCGAAGCTCTGGACAAAGGAGATGTGACCAATTATAAAGAAAGGTTTGAAGGTATGGATTTAAGCAAGTGCGAAGGAACACAAAGAATCCATGTTGAAGGTGTCACGAGTGGTTCTGTCAAATCCAACAGAGAGCTTTTTGAATCCACCCCGATGTACGCTATGCAGGACAGCTCTGGCCGTTACCATGAGTTAAAGACAGTGAGGCGTGAGGAGATTGTGAAGGGAGATGTGCACAGTTGCAGATGGATGTTTGAAACTCGTCCCATTGATGAGTTTGATGAAAGCATCGATAAATTCCAAATCATAAAAGGAATATCTAAGCAGGAAGTCCAGTCGGGGGACGTCAAAACTGCAAAGTGGTTGTTTGAAACACAACAGCTGGATGctattaaatattttaataattttgAGGATGAAGAACATGAAATTAAGGAAGGCACTGAAATTGAGAAAGGGGATGTGAAGACTTGTAGGTGGCTATTTGAGACCCGCCCATTGGATGGGTTGTATGACAAGGTGGAAAAGAATGAGGCTGACATCGAGGAAGTGGCAAAAGGTGACGTCAAAACCTGCACCTGGCTCTTTGAGACGCAAACACTCGACAACATACGGGATCATACAGAGTCTGAGACCATCCTCAAAACCTGCACTGTAAAGGAGGAAGATATCCAAGGGAAAGATGTGAGACTGGCTCGCTTTCTGTTTGAGACAGAGAATCTTGAAAACATTACGGGCGAGGACAGCAGTTCCTTTAGGAAGGTTACGGAAATTAATATCCAGTCGGGCGACGTTTCTAGGATGAAGTACATCTTTGAGAATCGCTCCTCTGATATCATGAGCTCCACTTCTGAGGAAACGATGCAACgattaaagctgcagcaggcGGAGGACATCCAGAGGGGAAACGTGGTCAACTGCACCTGGATGTTTGAGAATCAGCCAATGGATGAAATCCGGGAAGAGGCGAGGGATGTTCGCACCGTCACCGACGTACAAGGGGGCGACGTCGACAAAGGCCGCTTCATTTTTGAGACATATTCACTGGATCAGATTAAAGAGGAATCCTCTGATATGTCTAAACTCACCAGTATATttagggatgagagagagaaaggagacgtGAAAAACTATACGATGATGTTTGAAAATCAGCCGCTGTATGCCATCAGGGACAAAGAAGGCCACTACCATGAAGTAACTACGGTTACCAAGGAGGAAATAATGAGAGGAGATGTGGTGGGGGCCCGGTGGCTGTTTGAGACCAAACCGCTGGATTCAATCAGAGATTCAGAGGAGGTTTATGTAATTAATTCTGTGACTGAGGAAGGCATAAATAAAGGAGACGTCAGCTCTGCAAGGTGGAAGTTTGAAACGCAACCACTCGACGAAATTACAGATGAAATCAAAGTCAGATCAAAAACGGTCGCAGACATCCAGGGTGGTGACGTGAAGTCCAACAAAGAGCGTTTTGAGAGTGACGAAATGTCTCAAAAGTACATTAGAACTGTAAGTGTGAGCGAAATCCATAAAGGAGACGTAAGATCTGCCACTTGGATGTTTGAAACCCGCACAATTGACGAGATCCATGGCAAAGGAGTGGAGTATGATGGCATGGAGACAGTGACAAAAGAAGAGGTAATGAAAGGGGATGTCAAACAGTCTGTGTGGCTCTTTGAGAAGCAGCCCCTTGACAGTATCAAAGACAGTGATGGCACAGAAATCGTCGTCACAAAAGAGGAAATCCCACAGGCCGACGTTAAGACAACAACGTGGCTATTTGAAACTACTCCTTTCCACGATTTCAATGAGACCAAGGCGGAACAGAAAGAAATAATTGGCAAAAGCATCAAAGAGACACTTGAGGAGCTTTACTGTCAGAAAATGGTCGACTCACAGGGCATCCTAATTGAGGCCGATGAGATCGGCGATGTTCGCATGGCAAAGTATAAACTAATGAACCAGGAGGCTCCGCAAATCCAGAAAGAAGAGATTATTAGAGGAGATCTGAGCAACATAATGATGAACCTCCTGACCCGCAGGGAGATCTCTGAAAAGGGGATAACTATTGACAAGGAGGAGCGGGGGAACGTCAACAATACAGTGAAGCAACTTCTCAACCAGGAAAGGGGGATCAATATAGAGAAAGAGGAAATTATTGCCGGTGACATTCAAGAGGCCATAAGTAGTCTTCTCAGGAACGAGGGTTCCTCCAAGCATGGCATTTTAATTCAAGAGGATGAGAAAGGAGACGTTAAAATGACTGTCTATTCACttttaaataaaggagagaCCACTTGCGTGGAAAAGGAGGATATCATTCACGGCAATGTCAGCAGAACACTGCACCGTCTGCTATCCAGCACAGCGGAAgatgaatgtaaaaaaataagggTGGGAGACATGGAAAGGGGTAACGTCAGCTTTTATTCGACGTGCATTGAGTCTGGAGCTTTGGATTACTTGAAGCAGCTTCAGTGTGAACCCGATGAGTCCCAGGAAAAGGTGGAAAAGGAGTGCATTATTGGCGGTGATATAGAAGGGACTAAAATATTGCTGCGGAAGAATCAGCAGGAGATTGGTCGCACCGTAGCAGAGGATGACATTGTTCCTGGTGATGTACACAACACTGTCAAAGTCTTTATAACTGAGCCTGCTGTTACCTACAAAAACTTAGAGAAACAGGATATTGTTAAAGGTGACCTATGTGCAGCCCTGGATTCACTGACCCAAGCTATCAACCAGAAAGTAGTAATAGAGAAAGAGCAGGTGGTGAAAGGAGACATACCGAGCACTTTGAAGTGTCTGGAAGAGGCTCAACATCAGGCCAAAGAAATGGAAAAGCCAGAAATTGTCAGGGGAGACATCAGAGGTGCTCTTCAGTCACTAGAGAAATCTGTGAGCAGCAGTGTGGAAGCTACTATTGAGGATTTAGTGGCAGGCGATGTCAAAGGGACACTGAAATCCCTTGAGGAGGCAAAGAAAGTTGTGAAAGAGGTTGAAAAAGAGGACATAGTCAAAGGTGATATCCTCACTGCCATGCAAAGTTTACATGAGCTATCTAGCGAGAAAAAGCTGTATCAACATCAAGTTAGCGAACAAGGGGATGTTAAAGGCACCATCCAGCTCCTGTTAGAACCAACCACAACAGACGGGGGGGAAACAACACAAGTGGAAAAAGAGGAAGTAGTTAAAGGCGATGTTCAAGGGGCCATAAAATGCCTAATGCAAAGAAAACAGCACTCAAATCCAAAACGCATGCATCCCCCAAAGAAAGCAAAAGTGCCTGTGAGAAATCCATCAACTGTAAAGCAAGTGGGGCATGAATACTTACATGAAgcaaagagtgagagtgtgGCAGGCAATCCAGCCCCCGCTGTGAAAAACCTTTCTCAGAGCAGTGAGTCACACGAGCACACGCAGAGGCACAACGAAAGGAAATCGGTGAAAACACAAGTAACAACCCAAGAGGATTGCGCTGTCACTATAGCCAAAGCACACAATACAACTGGGGTTTCACAAAAAAAGAGCATAAAAGAAGAGCAACTGAAAGCACCACCTCCACAGAAAATTCAAGTTGCTAAACGCATCGCGGGAAAAAATAAGCCAATTCCCATCCACGATCAAATGCAGTCTAAAAGCACTGATGGGAATTTGGTTCAAGAGGTTCAAAATACATCACAGATGAATATTTCAAACAAGCAAATATGCGAGACAAAGACAGTGAAGCAGGTGCAGACGACAGTGATTGAGAAAAGTGTCAGGCATAAGGAAAATGTCACGGTGTCAGAGCAAATGtctcaaaaacacacagaaaagaaaGCTTTCACTCAAAAACAAAGTTTCAAAAATATGAAGAGCGAGTACCGTAATCTTGATATGATGAGGAAAGGTGTGATTACAGAGCCAAAGCCAGAGATTAATTTCCCCCCGCCTCCATCTTCACCACCTCCGCCCTCTGAGTCCgagctctccctccctccaccaccaccgcccATGCTCGAGAGCCCAACGTCCTCTCAGCCTTCTACTATGAGGCAGGACATCGACCTGCCCCCTCCGCCACCTCCTCTTCCCATGGAGGGTGAGGTAGAATTCttcccaccaccacctcctacACTGTCTGAAGATTTTCTCCCTCCGCCTCCCTCACAGCAAGAACTTAATGCAATGCCTCGACTCACTCCTACAAAGCCCGCCAGTAGGCCTTTATTTAAAGTGCCTCAACCACCGGAGACACAGAAGCAGCCTGTGCACTGCACACCCAAATGGCAGAGAAAGCAGCCAACTCCTGCACTGTCACAGCTCCGCTCTGATCAGGCATCTACCACATCAACAGTCTGCAAAAAGGAAACTAAAGTTGAAGAGAAAAAGGAGTCAGTACAGCAGATTGAAACCGTAAATCAAACCGAATCTGAGGTTGTGACGAAAAACACCCCAGTTGCAAAACCAGTGCAGGGGAAAAGCCCAAAACCTCCCAAAAAAGTATTTGTGCCTCCCATAAAACTTCCCCCAACTCCCGAACCGGTACCTGCATCAAAGCCGAGACCGTACGCGTGCAAATTTAAAACACCCCTCATGCTGGCAGAGGAAAGGTACCGCCAGCAGaaaatggagaaagaaaaaacagaaacaagcaCTGTCACAACTCCCATTTCCCCTCCAATTAATATACTTCCCTGCGCTGCAAGTGCTGATCTTTGTGCAGCACAGAACACAGAGAAAGATGTGGTCACTGAAGTGACAAAAGCTGCAAtggaagaaacaaaaacagtttcCAGAGGGGCTATATCAGCTCAAGAAATGCTTACAAAGAAAGCTGCCTCCCAGATCCCTATGAGCAAGCCTTTAACTGCACCGGCAAATAAGAAATCAGTCCCCGCATCTTCCAGTGTGTCTGTAGATAAAAAGCATATTTCAAGCGAGCAATCCTGTGAAAAAACGCTGACCTCAGCCGATGTCAAAAAGTGTCAGACTACACCAGAGAATCAGCCTGTGCTTTCCCCCCATTATGAGGTTTCAAACAACGATGTGCACTCCAGCTCAAGTGTTGTCACTTCCTCAGTCTCAGAACAGCAGCGGTTTATTAAGAAATCTAGCACAAAGTCCATCACTGCTGCACAGAGCACCGTCCTGGAAAATGGGCTGTTTCAGAGCCAGGCACAGAAATCTGAAGACACACAGAACACAAACCTGCCCCTCACACACCAGGGAAAAATCAGTTCCTCCCAGTCCCAACCCAGTAAAATTCCCAAAGTAACTCCAAGCTTTAAGGTCAAAACCTTCAAGGTGCCAACTGAAAAAAAGGAAGATAAATGTGGCATTTTGGGACAAAAGGAATCAGTGAAGAGTTTAATACATTTACAGCAAGGGAAATGCAGTGTGACACAGAGAACTGACACAAAGGTGAATGTGGAGAACAGTCAGGTGACATCAGCGAGTGCCGAGTTGAAACCTGAAATGAAACTAAACAAGAAAAGTCAGATGACACTTCCCATAAAAGAAGCTGAGTTGGAACTTCACGTGAAAAAGGGAATGCAGGTGTCCAAGAATGAGACCAAGGCAAACCCGTCACCATCCGTTACCGCTTTAATTCCTAAGATGGCAAAGATAACAAATGCAGCAGCTCATCAAGGACACAGCCATGTATCTGTCTCTCACAGCCAGCAGAGCATGAAGACGGAACACAAGGAGGTGGCGGTGACTGAGAGAGTGGtgcagcaggaacatcagcgGCAGGAAGCTGTGCAGATGCACACGCGGCAAATAACGCTACAAGCAGCAGAATcaaacaaaatgcaaataaaggcaGCAAAGTCCAAAGATGGGCCTAAGGAAATGTCTCTGAAAGGAAAGGGGAAAATTGTCCGTAAAGACAGGGTTAATTCAGAAGAAATCACAGATTTAGAGAAATATAACGTGATACAGAATCTGCTCAAACACATTGAAGAGCTCGAGGGCACGCCAGGCAAAGTAGACCCCAGCACTGTCATGATGATTATAACTCAAATCCCTGACTGGGTGATGggcctggaggaaaaaaagaacttAAGTGAAATTGCTAAAAAGCAAAGTaataaaaagctgaaagaaaTGATGGGCTATGTGAAAAGAATCGTGCAGGCGAAGCTTCCAGTTTTAGCTGACAACCTGACGGCCATGGAAAATCAGGAAACGGAACAGGAAAAACCACTGCCACCCCCACCAGCTCCTCTAACCCTGGAAAAGAAAGTTCTCAGTGGAGCGACACTATCAAAGAGCAGCATTGGATCCTCTAAAACTGAAATAAAGGTCTTGGAGGAGAAACAGTCCCTTCAGCAGTGCAGAGTGCACCAGCAGGCGGATCCAACAGTGTCCTCCCCGTTAATGAGCATTCGCTCTCCGTCACCCACTTTTATCAGCATCGAGTCGAGGAAAGTGGACTCACCGGTCCGGTCGACTCCGCCACCCTACAAATCAGTTGGGACGCCTCCTCCTCGTAAATCATTCACGCCCACGCCCTCCTTCAGCAGAGCCACCCCTTCTCCCACCCTCAGCCGATCAGAGAAGCCGATGAAACCGAAAGATAGCGCTGCAAATGTCAGCCACGGTGTGACTCCTCCACCTCCCGTGGTGGTTCTGGAGCCTTTTGTAGCAGACACAGAGCAGTCAATGACATTCGGCCACAGGGAGACTCACGCAGAAGAAAATGAGCAAGAACGGACCGATGTTTCAGAAATGGTGGACTCCATGGCCACCGTGAAGGACAAAAAGTCTTTCTTTGAGGAGGCACAAAAGGCTGAGGTCAACAAGGTGTACATCCGAAAGGACCCCATTGATATTCCCGAGCGTTTGGCGCCTGACATTGAGGAAGGAAATGTGCCGATAGACCTTCTAAAAGAGGACCTCCCCAGAGTTGACTTGTCTAAGCTGGTTAATCGGTTTGAATCCCCACAGCCTCAAGTCTACACCAGAAAAGAGCCTATTGTGATTTCAGAGAGGCTGGGAAGTGACACAGAAGATGCAGAGACCAACCCGCAAACTCCCAGAACAGAAGACGTCCCGATGTTCACAGTTAAAGCAATAAAGGATGTATTTGAGACGGGTGAGCACAGCTCCCAGGCAGCTAGAGACCTTAGAGAACAGATAGAGAGAAGAGAATCCGAGTCCGTATATTCCGAGCCGGCCGGTCACTCTGAAACAACAGCGGTCAACGAGCATTTCTGCAGCATCGACGATTTCGGAAACATCACGAGGGGGGCGAGGAATGCGGTGCATTCGGGGACCTCCCTGACCCACGTTAACCCTCCGTCCTATGCTGATGTGGTGAGGGGCAACGTGGAAGCCGTGCCTGCAGATGCCTCCACCGAGGAACTGTTGAGAAACTTCCAGCAGTCGTGGGCACAGAGCCAAGGAGTTTTCCAGAACCTAGGCTTCAGCGTCACGGAGCAGCGGACTTCACAGATCCTAACACATCAACAGGAGACTGTTGTGACGG AGAATTCGAGTTCCAGAGTCCGAACTGTGCAGGGCATGTCGGAAGAGGGTCTACCCCATGGAGTCGCTGATTGCAGACAAACAAAGCTTCCATAA